One Leptolyngbya ohadii IS1 genomic window carries:
- a CDS encoding single-stranded DNA-binding protein has protein sequence MTSLNVVNLVGRVGRDPEVKYFESGSVVTKFSLAVNRRRREDEPDWFTIEIWGKTAEVAANYVRKGSQVGIQGALRFDRWNDRATGADRSAPVIRAARLELLGAKRDNDGSSSPVDEEF, from the coding sequence ATGACTTCTCTCAATGTGGTTAATTTAGTCGGTCGCGTTGGACGTGACCCAGAGGTCAAGTACTTCGAGTCAGGTAGTGTAGTAACGAAGTTTTCGCTAGCTGTGAACCGGCGGCGACGGGAGGATGAACCCGATTGGTTCACGATCGAGATCTGGGGCAAGACGGCTGAAGTGGCTGCGAATTATGTGCGGAAAGGTTCGCAGGTTGGAATTCAGGGGGCATTGCGGTTTGACCGATGGAACGACCGGGCAACAGGTGCTGATCGCTCTGCTCCCGTTATTCGAGCCGCTCGCCTGGAACTGCTGGGCGCTAAGCGTGACAACGATGGATCAAGCAGTCCAGTAGACGAAGAGTTTTAA
- a CDS encoding VOC family protein translates to MASSRSSTPPLMGIHEVGIGVPDLDAAIEYWQQFGYRVGKAGRLAAEAAQALYQVDSDLLSVRLLHQTADHGLIRLMQWEQPRNEGLGIGSMKVRGNRWATTMTADILTILNQAEEADRAGLPVRYTMPHWEIIYNKERKMRPFIDPAIGVREMLLLQPFARQVLFQRFGYTLPHYGDINDQGTFKASQITHMGMVVQDDSKKTLEFYEEVLGLLRVRDDVETTYESSQAGRQIFDLQPGEKFFVTAFDDPRSSVTDWQAARSGRLYIVRFPEAQTVPAQFDRTQPGCLGISLYTYQVSDLTAYRDRIQSSSAQAITEIGVNEFGDRSFSFTAPDGYFWTLIEG, encoded by the coding sequence ATGGCATCGTCTCGGTCATCTACTCCCCCGCTTATGGGGATTCACGAAGTCGGTATCGGTGTACCTGATTTAGATGCTGCGATCGAATATTGGCAGCAGTTTGGATATCGGGTGGGGAAAGCTGGGAGGCTTGCCGCAGAAGCTGCTCAAGCACTGTATCAGGTTGATTCGGATCTGCTCTCCGTTCGGCTTTTGCATCAAACTGCCGATCATGGATTAATTCGTCTCATGCAGTGGGAGCAGCCCCGTAATGAAGGGCTAGGCATCGGCTCGATGAAGGTGAGGGGAAACCGCTGGGCAACAACCATGACAGCGGATATTTTAACAATCCTCAATCAGGCGGAAGAAGCCGATCGAGCGGGATTGCCCGTTCGCTACACTATGCCGCACTGGGAAATTATCTACAACAAAGAGCGCAAGATGCGTCCGTTTATCGATCCGGCGATCGGTGTGCGGGAAATGCTGTTGCTTCAGCCTTTTGCGAGGCAGGTGCTCTTTCAGCGCTTCGGATATACCCTGCCGCACTACGGAGACATTAACGACCAGGGAACCTTTAAGGCGAGCCAAATTACCCACATGGGAATGGTGGTTCAGGACGACAGTAAGAAAACCCTCGAATTCTATGAAGAGGTCCTGGGACTACTGCGTGTGCGGGATGACGTGGAAACCACCTATGAGTCATCACAGGCAGGACGGCAGATATTTGATTTGCAGCCGGGTGAGAAGTTTTTTGTGACTGCCTTTGATGATCCGCGATCGTCCGTGACGGATTGGCAGGCGGCGCGGTCGGGCAGACTGTACATCGTACGATTTCCAGAGGCGCAAACGGTACCCGCCCAGTTCGACAGGACGCAGCCCGGATGCCTAGGAATCTCCCTCTACACTTATCAGGTGAGCGACCTTACCGCGTATCGCGATCGAATTCAGTCGAGTTCTGCTCAAGCGATCACAGAGATTGGTGTGAATGAGTTTGGCGATCGAAGTTTTTCGTTCACCGCTCCGGATGGCTATTTTTGGACGCTGATTGAAGGTTAG